The following proteins are encoded in a genomic region of Mycolicibacterium confluentis:
- a CDS encoding MlaE family ABC transporter permease: MTAHPASTQIAQWSRGYLDRHPFLALRTVGGQCVLAVRTFQHMTVDMVRGRFPFTEFVEQAVFMARTAVVPTLFVAVPISVTLAIQFSLLAGQLGATSLAGAANGLAVIRQGAPLVAAILMAAAVGSATSADLGSRAIREETDAMEVMGVSVIRRLVVPRLAASVLVAVCLTGFTCFIGFLAGYAFTVMLQGGTPGSYTATFSSFATVDDLVVTLVKAVVFGVIVAIISCYKGLSTHGGPAGVANSVNAAVVQSILLLLLANVLISQMYLVLFPKAGF; encoded by the coding sequence TTGACCGCGCACCCGGCGAGCACCCAGATCGCCCAGTGGTCCAGGGGTTATCTGGACCGCCACCCGTTCCTGGCGTTGCGCACCGTCGGCGGTCAATGTGTGCTGGCGGTGCGCACGTTCCAGCACATGACCGTCGACATGGTCCGTGGGCGCTTCCCGTTCACCGAGTTCGTCGAGCAGGCCGTGTTCATGGCCCGCACCGCGGTGGTGCCCACCCTGTTCGTCGCCGTACCGATCAGCGTGACCCTGGCCATCCAATTCAGCCTGCTGGCAGGACAACTCGGCGCCACCTCGCTCGCCGGAGCCGCCAACGGGCTTGCGGTGATCCGGCAGGGCGCCCCCCTGGTCGCGGCGATCCTGATGGCCGCCGCGGTCGGATCGGCCACCAGCGCGGACCTGGGCTCACGCGCCATCCGCGAGGAGACCGACGCCATGGAGGTCATGGGCGTGTCCGTGATCCGGCGACTCGTGGTCCCACGCTTGGCGGCCAGCGTCCTGGTCGCGGTGTGCCTCACCGGCTTCACGTGCTTCATCGGTTTTCTGGCGGGCTACGCGTTCACGGTGATGCTGCAGGGTGGAACGCCCGGCAGTTACACCGCGACGTTCTCGTCCTTCGCGACCGTCGACGACCTCGTCGTCACCCTGGTCAAGGCCGTGGTGTTCGGGGTGATCGTCGCGATCATCTCCTGTTACAAGGGACTGTCCACCCATGGCGGACCGGCCGGTGTCGCCAACTCCGTCAATGCCGCTGTGGTGCAGTCGATCCTGCTTCTGCTGCTGGCCAACGTCCTGATCAGCCAGATGTATCTGGTGCTGTTTCCCAAGGCGGGGTTCTGA
- a CDS encoding ABC transporter permease: protein MAATTHLPLGVRPVVNTGQSVRVQMDRIGHMVAFFFRTLAGIPIVLKRYPREFLRLSSDITWGNGSIVVGGGTAGVVLVVGAAAGAVVAIEGYNALNLLGLGPATGLITALATVRELAPMMAALAFAIQAGCRFTAQLGAMRISEEIDALESVAIRPIPYLVTTRVLASALAVIPLFVVCLALNFLVCEFVVSMASGQASGTYLHYFTLMLSGRDMFFAVIKVGVFVAIMSTVQCYYGFYASGGPRGVGIAAGRAMRASITLMVIVNMFMTMAFWGIDSGGRLGG from the coding sequence GTGGCCGCCACCACCCATCTGCCGCTGGGAGTCCGACCCGTCGTCAACACGGGGCAGTCGGTGCGCGTGCAGATGGACCGGATCGGCCACATGGTGGCGTTCTTCTTCCGCACGCTGGCCGGCATCCCCATCGTTCTGAAGCGCTATCCCCGCGAATTCCTGCGACTGTCCTCCGACATCACCTGGGGCAACGGGTCGATCGTGGTGGGCGGAGGCACCGCCGGGGTGGTGTTGGTGGTGGGCGCCGCGGCCGGGGCCGTGGTCGCGATCGAGGGCTACAACGCGCTGAACCTGCTGGGCCTGGGTCCGGCCACCGGACTGATCACCGCCTTGGCGACCGTGCGTGAACTCGCACCGATGATGGCCGCGCTGGCCTTCGCGATCCAGGCCGGTTGCCGGTTCACCGCCCAGTTGGGCGCCATGCGCATCTCCGAGGAGATCGACGCGCTGGAATCGGTTGCCATCAGGCCCATTCCGTACCTCGTGACCACCCGCGTGCTGGCCTCGGCCCTGGCGGTGATCCCGCTGTTCGTGGTGTGCCTGGCACTCAACTTCCTGGTGTGCGAGTTCGTGGTGTCGATGGCCAGCGGCCAGGCCTCGGGCACCTATCTGCACTACTTCACGCTCATGCTGTCGGGCCGCGACATGTTCTTCGCCGTCATCAAGGTCGGGGTGTTCGTCGCGATCATGTCGACGGTGCAGTGCTACTACGGCTTCTACGCCAGCGGCGGGCCACGCGGGGTGGGCATCGCCGCCGGACGCGCCATGCGCGCCAGCATCACGCTGATGGTGATCGTCAACATGTTCATGACGATGGCGTTCTGGGGCATCGACTCCGGCGGAAGGTTGGGTGGCTGA
- a CDS encoding MlaD family protein, whose translation MPNRFELDGRGPSNGALLLTCLAFALVCALALTLMVAKSNGALDRQVRVVASLPSVGDGLPPKSDVKFRGVLVGMVRNVTPSLDGSPNIVSIDLDPNHARGIPATVTARIVPGNAFAVSTVQLVEHGAGPAIAGGAVIQQDDSLPTQLFQTTLVKLRELAAAVGRPDGDRTLGLLQTISEATSGKGVQLTAAAQGLNRIVTEMNELEAEETGPPTLETWNSAIAALQTTAPELVDSLHAAVAPMRTVAEQHNELANLLSGANHTMGTLRTAMDNNADRLVGITTNLTPVVGVLADRSAKFPAVAVGVNNVINGFFDELWTRTGKKVTFTFKLVVALAPLRLYTRADCPVYGDLLGPSCDTAPETTPIIDTRGLPDPRAYVPPPGTTVPEPGSVADELLLGAVDTPPPPEVFAPAEAPGPP comes from the coding sequence ATGCCCAACCGCTTCGAACTCGACGGCCGGGGACCGTCCAACGGCGCGCTGCTGCTGACGTGCCTGGCATTCGCTCTGGTGTGCGCGCTGGCGCTGACCCTGATGGTCGCGAAATCCAATGGTGCACTGGACCGCCAGGTTCGCGTCGTCGCGAGCCTGCCCAGCGTCGGCGACGGACTGCCGCCGAAGTCCGACGTCAAGTTCCGCGGCGTGCTGGTCGGCATGGTCCGCAACGTCACGCCCAGCCTCGACGGCAGCCCCAATATCGTCTCGATCGACCTCGATCCGAACCACGCCCGGGGTATCCCCGCGACCGTCACCGCGCGCATCGTCCCCGGAAACGCCTTCGCGGTCTCGACCGTGCAACTCGTCGAGCACGGCGCTGGGCCCGCGATCGCAGGCGGTGCGGTGATCCAGCAGGACGACAGCCTGCCGACCCAGCTGTTCCAGACGACGCTGGTCAAACTGCGGGAACTCGCGGCAGCCGTCGGCCGACCCGACGGTGACCGCACTCTCGGTCTGCTGCAGACGATCTCGGAGGCGACCTCGGGCAAGGGTGTGCAGTTGACCGCGGCCGCCCAGGGCCTCAACCGGATCGTCACCGAGATGAACGAACTGGAGGCCGAGGAGACCGGGCCACCCACGCTGGAAACCTGGAACTCGGCCATCGCGGCGCTGCAGACCACGGCACCGGAGCTGGTGGACTCCCTGCACGCGGCCGTTGCGCCCATGCGCACGGTCGCAGAACAGCACAACGAACTGGCCAACCTGCTCTCCGGCGCCAACCACACGATGGGCACGCTGCGCACCGCGATGGACAACAACGCCGACCGCCTCGTCGGCATCACCACCAACCTCACGCCTGTCGTCGGCGTGCTGGCCGACCGGTCGGCGAAGTTCCCGGCCGTGGCCGTCGGCGTCAACAACGTCATCAACGGCTTCTTCGACGAACTGTGGACCCGCACAGGCAAAAAGGTCACGTTCACCTTCAAACTCGTTGTCGCGCTGGCGCCGCTGCGGCTCTACACCCGGGCCGACTGCCCCGTGTACGGGGACCTTCTCGGTCCCAGCTGCGACACCGCACCCGAGACCACCCCGATCATCGACACCCGGGGCCTGCCCGACCCCCGCGCCTACGTCCCGCCCCCGGGTACGACGGTGCCCGAACCGGGGTCGGTCGCCGACGAACTGCTGCTCGGTGCCGTCGACACCCCGCCCCCGCCGGAGGTGTTCGCCCCCGCCGAAGCCCCGGGGCCGCCATGA
- a CDS encoding MlaD family protein encodes MTSAHRNLVWLALFVVGCLALTWTIFVTLRRDVTGSTHTYSAVFTDATGLRAGSDVRMAGVRVGRVDAVALDNDMARVEFRVESNQPVTGNTKASVIYQNIIGQRYIDLSLADFGQPQRLEDGAQIPLEHTAPSFDVTNLLNGFEPMFTLLDPDNRGNLSTALINALQGDSQSLVVLIGETSRLARSLAGPDEVLGQVIDSLNAVTANLASRGTQLQGTLVHLRAVVADLNSHRDELVTSTGSISHVVGRLSAISSAARPELQDMLHRQPGMLSTMVAKRDEWATAGANLPAILKGVARITGDSTAMSAMPCDFNFTLFNFLKPIIPTIADAATPGGQRKYSAKCR; translated from the coding sequence ATGACCAGCGCGCATCGAAACCTGGTGTGGCTCGCGCTGTTCGTCGTGGGCTGCCTGGCCCTGACCTGGACCATCTTTGTGACGCTGCGCCGCGACGTGACCGGATCCACGCACACCTACTCGGCGGTGTTCACCGACGCCACGGGTCTGCGCGCGGGTTCCGACGTCCGGATGGCGGGGGTGCGCGTCGGCCGTGTGGACGCCGTGGCACTCGACAACGACATGGCCCGAGTCGAATTCCGGGTCGAAAGCAACCAACCCGTCACCGGCAACACCAAAGCCTCGGTGATCTACCAGAACATCATCGGCCAGCGCTACATCGACCTGTCGCTGGCCGACTTCGGGCAACCCCAGCGGCTGGAGGACGGCGCCCAGATCCCGCTCGAGCACACCGCACCGTCGTTCGACGTGACCAACCTGCTCAACGGATTCGAGCCGATGTTCACCCTGCTGGACCCCGACAACCGCGGGAACCTGTCGACCGCGCTGATCAATGCGCTGCAGGGCGACTCGCAGTCCCTGGTGGTGCTGATCGGTGAGACCTCCCGGCTGGCACGGTCACTGGCCGGACCCGACGAGGTGCTTGGTCAGGTCATCGACAGCCTCAACGCGGTGACCGCCAACCTCGCGTCCCGCGGCACGCAGTTGCAGGGCACCCTGGTGCACCTGCGGGCGGTGGTGGCCGACCTGAACTCGCACCGCGACGAACTGGTCACCTCGACCGGGTCGATCTCCCACGTGGTGGGCCGACTCTCGGCGATCTCCTCGGCCGCCCGCCCCGAACTGCAGGACATGCTGCACCGCCAACCGGGCATGTTGTCGACGATGGTCGCCAAGCGCGACGAGTGGGCGACCGCGGGCGCCAACCTGCCCGCGATCCTCAAGGGCGTCGCGCGCATCACCGGCGACTCGACGGCCATGAGCGCCATGCCGTGCGACTTCAACTTCACGCTCTTCAACTTCCTCAAACCCATCATCCCGACGATCGCCGACGCGGCCACCCCCGGTGGTCAGCGCAAGTACTCGGCGAAGTGCAGGTGA
- a CDS encoding MCE family protein yields MTRPRTLEDRSTLMLGTLAVLALVALVGGTTLVNSLHLGKKTYTAEFLQAANLRAGDQVSIAGVPVGTVNATTLTRDRVLVTMKLEGGVKLGAQTRAAIKLTTVLGSRYVELRPAGRDPLTDNRIPLANTAVPYDLQKLLQDSTRTFEDVDAQRFAESLQTVAGQLHGVPAVLPEALAGVQDLSMVIADRRAQIADLLKNTATVAKILGDQQEDLGALVTQGRELTQEIVARRASVDRLLVAATELITTMRDVTVDDRGDLDRMLADVREVMAMFGDHEDLLRNLFQIMPITMRNVANATGTGPFLDFMLPGGLMVDSWMCAISGRAEQWKWPERYQYFKDCE; encoded by the coding sequence ATGACCAGACCTCGCACCCTCGAAGACCGCAGCACGCTGATGCTCGGCACCCTCGCGGTGCTCGCACTGGTCGCGCTCGTCGGCGGCACCACGCTGGTGAACTCGCTGCACCTGGGCAAGAAGACCTACACCGCGGAGTTCCTGCAGGCCGCCAATCTCCGCGCGGGCGATCAGGTCAGCATCGCCGGCGTCCCGGTCGGCACGGTCAACGCGACCACGCTGACCCGCGACCGCGTCCTGGTCACGATGAAACTCGAAGGTGGGGTCAAGCTCGGCGCGCAGACCAGGGCTGCGATCAAACTGACCACGGTGCTGGGTTCGCGCTACGTCGAACTGCGACCCGCAGGCCGTGATCCGCTGACCGACAACCGGATCCCGTTGGCCAACACCGCCGTTCCCTACGACCTGCAGAAGCTGCTGCAGGACTCGACCCGCACGTTCGAGGACGTCGACGCGCAACGGTTCGCGGAGTCCCTGCAGACCGTGGCCGGCCAACTGCACGGTGTCCCCGCGGTGCTGCCCGAGGCGCTGGCCGGCGTCCAGGACCTCTCCATGGTGATCGCCGACCGCCGGGCGCAGATCGCGGATCTGCTGAAGAACACCGCGACCGTGGCCAAGATCCTGGGCGATCAGCAGGAGGACCTGGGCGCCCTGGTGACGCAGGGACGGGAGTTGACGCAGGAGATCGTGGCGCGGCGCGCCAGCGTGGACCGACTGCTGGTCGCCGCAACCGAACTCATCACGACGATGCGCGATGTCACGGTCGACGACCGGGGCGACCTCGACCGGATGCTGGCCGACGTCCGCGAGGTCATGGCGATGTTCGGTGATCACGAGGACCTGCTGCGCAACCTCTTCCAGATCATGCCGATCACCATGCGCAATGTCGCCAACGCGACCGGCACGGGCCCGTTCCTCGACTTCATGCTCCCGGGCGGCCTGATGGTCGACTCCTGGATGTGTGCGATCAGCGGGCGCGCCGAACAGTGGAAGTGGCCCGAGCGCTACCAGTACTTCAAGGACTGCGAATGA
- a CDS encoding MCE family protein, translating to MIRRTVVMAVALTVVAIAVGGAYLIWPTEKSPLRVTAHFDNAVGLYEGNTVAVLGMPVGRVLSIKPGGDHVNVELEIDPGIDLPAGVQAVTVGTSILTDRHVELTPPYDGGPKLAHGDVLSIESTRTPIEFDRVLKMVDTLGTAMGGDGHGGGPLADITAATSDITSTSGQQIKTALASLSDALRSGADGGAATKANIDTVVTELSRLTDAAARNEGQVREFGTYVRQVSDILAENNVGGGDTGRKLNELLGQINGLLDTNEDHLKATVGSTARMSRALVDYRRELAEVFDVAPLAIDNVSNAIDMDNGMLRVGAHFDSVFFDSSMTKEVCNILGLRQLGCRTGTITDLGPDFGVTSVLEGMTRLAE from the coding sequence ATGATCAGGCGAACCGTGGTCATGGCCGTCGCGCTGACCGTCGTGGCGATCGCCGTCGGCGGTGCGTACCTGATCTGGCCGACCGAGAAGTCACCGCTGCGGGTCACCGCGCACTTCGACAACGCCGTCGGCCTGTATGAGGGCAACACCGTGGCCGTGCTGGGCATGCCCGTCGGGCGGGTGTTGTCGATCAAACCCGGCGGCGACCACGTCAACGTCGAGTTGGAGATCGATCCGGGGATCGACCTCCCCGCCGGTGTCCAGGCAGTCACCGTGGGCACCTCGATCCTCACCGACCGCCATGTGGAACTGACCCCGCCGTACGACGGCGGGCCGAAACTCGCCCACGGCGACGTGCTCAGCATCGAATCCACCCGCACCCCGATCGAATTCGACCGGGTGCTCAAGATGGTCGACACGCTCGGCACGGCGATGGGCGGGGACGGTCATGGCGGCGGCCCGCTGGCGGACATCACCGCCGCCACATCAGACATCACCTCCACCAGCGGCCAACAGATCAAGACCGCGCTCGCGAGCCTGTCGGATGCACTGCGCAGCGGCGCGGACGGGGGTGCGGCCACCAAGGCCAACATCGACACCGTCGTCACCGAACTGAGCCGGCTCACCGACGCCGCCGCACGCAACGAGGGGCAGGTGCGGGAGTTCGGCACCTACGTGCGGCAGGTCAGCGACATCCTGGCCGAAAACAACGTCGGCGGCGGTGACACCGGCCGCAAACTCAACGAACTGCTGGGCCAGATCAACGGCCTGCTCGACACCAATGAAGATCACCTCAAGGCGACAGTCGGCAGCACCGCCCGAATGAGCCGGGCACTCGTGGACTACCGGCGTGAGCTGGCCGAGGTGTTCGACGTGGCCCCGCTGGCGATCGACAACGTCTCCAACGCGATCGACATGGACAACGGAATGCTGCGCGTCGGTGCGCATTTCGACTCGGTGTTCTTCGACAGCTCGATGACCAAGGAGGTCTGCAACATTCTGGGGTTGCGCCAACTCGGCTGCCGCACCGGCACCATCACCGACCTGGGGCCCGACTTCGGTGTGACGTCGGTGCTCGAGGGGATGACGAGGTTGGCCGAATGA
- a CDS encoding MlaD family protein has product MTARIRLACATALVPVVVAGCSGGVEQLPLPAPGLSGPTYDLSAEFANALNLPHRAKVRVGGADVGEVIAMRAQNYVAVVDMRIVDGVRLPKGTTAELRSATPLGDVFVALRPPAQVGAQPVLLGNGDTISLAATQAAATVEQVLATTSLLVNGGVIRNLTRVLNGVGSSVGKDGEGLTTLIRESRALVSTMSARTEEIRTVLTQTSDLAQQLNERRDQINGLLDSSAPALMTIAANTAAIVELINQIGALTSHLQKFPAIAGTDTRSLVRDLNTLSRSFNDVSTDPRVSMANFMRAIPAVLKIFGSNAAAADVDLQQVALGHIPDMNHLGDPAFTGPKWANWENMVGSIRFVLTQLGDRVWGPERGRIWGPPQ; this is encoded by the coding sequence ATGACCGCCCGCATCCGCCTTGCGTGCGCGACCGCCCTGGTTCCCGTCGTCGTCGCGGGCTGTTCGGGCGGGGTCGAGCAGTTGCCGCTGCCCGCCCCCGGGCTGTCCGGGCCGACCTACGATCTCTCCGCGGAGTTCGCGAACGCGCTGAACCTGCCGCACCGCGCCAAGGTCCGGGTCGGCGGCGCCGACGTCGGCGAAGTCATCGCCATGCGCGCGCAGAACTACGTCGCCGTCGTGGACATGCGCATCGTCGACGGCGTGCGACTGCCGAAGGGCACCACGGCCGAACTGCGTTCGGCCACACCGTTGGGCGACGTCTTCGTCGCGCTGCGCCCACCGGCGCAGGTCGGCGCCCAACCCGTGCTGCTGGGCAACGGTGACACCATCTCACTGGCGGCCACGCAGGCCGCGGCCACCGTCGAGCAGGTGCTCGCCACGACCTCGCTGCTGGTCAACGGCGGCGTGATCCGCAACCTCACGCGGGTGCTCAACGGTGTCGGATCGTCGGTGGGCAAGGACGGTGAAGGGCTGACGACGCTGATCCGGGAATCACGCGCGCTGGTCTCGACGATGTCGGCCCGCACCGAGGAGATCCGGACCGTCCTGACCCAGACCTCGGACCTGGCGCAACAACTCAACGAGCGCCGCGATCAGATCAACGGCCTGCTTGACTCGTCGGCGCCGGCGCTGATGACCATCGCCGCCAACACCGCGGCCATCGTCGAACTCATCAACCAGATCGGTGCGCTCACCAGCCATCTGCAGAAGTTCCCGGCCATCGCGGGCACCGACACCCGCAGCCTGGTACGCGACCTGAACACGCTGTCGCGGTCCTTCAACGACGTCTCCACCGACCCGCGCGTGTCGATGGCCAACTTCATGCGGGCCATCCCCGCGGTGCTCAAAATCTTCGGCAGCAACGCCGCCGCGGCCGACGTCGACCTGCAGCAGGTCGCGCTCGGGCACATCCCGGACATGAACCACCTGGGCGATCCGGCCTTCACCGGACCCAAGTGGGCCAACTGGGAGAACATGGTCGGCTCGATTCGGTTCGTGCTGACGCAACTGGGTGACCGGGTGTGGGGACCCGAGCGCGGCCGGATCTGGGGGCCGCCGCAATGA